In Denticeps clupeoides chromosome 1, fDenClu1.1, whole genome shotgun sequence, a single window of DNA contains:
- the LOC114796457 gene encoding titin isoform X18, producing MQMESRRKSQRSSFMDSLSSRSQWIIVLGLLITWSMAGIFMFDFINFKEEPDTQEDPIAAINDALESISEYMDKGLDVLSDPLGLVPESGEIVESAVDGLADLAGSASGLLLDSEGSVYGVRFLKSGGALIEDVRTGMQDAVLYLFHIFEGVLNAVTSFPVGILTQTLDGVKCILNLIANCIPSMPASREGSSYGVGALKSGGALMEDARIGLKNAVLYIFDVFQGLLNAAASFPFDGVTWIVNLIANCIPSMPAGHEGGFYGEVVLQSGGALVEDVRTGVKNVVLYLFNVFEGVLDAVIFIPDLLVTQTMHGVKYITNIVVYCVTSIPIDHAGWIPESIKPMNAITYATEGITNLNKNVFGSLSNMFKSDEGYIPEMSFDPMKVVTDAVEEITDKRNMFLAYLSTMLMQEKEDALQMKRKKGEFFPPLETVTEIMDRKEDDVLLEKIFKATSTKLEDHRRGRAMDDLQEEHEQKQEDSGKLDLKEEEDLDHMGEYQQEDRDEKNNKDASDYYNVSEPENLDDAVEKNVEGLVFLMKPITDVPDLERDSEAADEYEDKKSPESVIPEIEEFKEFETIPDDDEEMISGDTEETGKQARSDITEEEDDDDDDDDDDDKVPAEQAHSDITVSDFEGEIEMKVTDDDDLDSEDTEEKTSNVADDHIIEGEDDGEDLTEKTTAASKLAETTDDYNNDDAEDYRGGDEDNKDKDDYLEIEDAEETTAHDESVSEIDNKKDHVTESEDDVKDLIGPFTEAPKLADNEDDLEREDEEGKITSDLALAEIDNKHDHMTESEDDLIEPPTAAASLTDNHNVHDDDDAEEKIKSDVVVTEMDDKDDPLTVSEADSEDLIDPPAEAPSLTENCDVNYGDVHDDDDDLDSDDAEEKIKSDGGLAEDLVEPQTESPKMAEASDADEEDDLQSEDAEDKIKAEIRNKDDHMTESEDDSEDHTEPTTAAPSLAEVSDNQNDDEDDNDFDSDGSEMTEPLETMDTDVSAEQTKPEDILLKPDSSANGDDQNNNNNDRRKEKSKMKKQLPGKTRQSNITSDVLTEQEDLDSLPQDLYGVLEQEKAYKEQKTKEEVYKVIQELRAAEDEEDEEQMAITEETEKNAEEKTSDRMKRKAKLQMNMTSDDLEPKAEKLEKPEKLKKKPSVETHVIKKKSQKEVEAQRERAKPAKKEAEVLKEKVKPAKTERKVAKKAEQAKKAAPKVSTEKAKISPERKEAEDLKRKVKPAPAIKEVPQEKVKLAPEEAEVTKEKVKPLKKDFAASKEKAKPKKDVEAQTERAKPGKDAEVPKEKAKAKEARQVAKEKPAAQIKEPQVPQKKPITPEKEPAEKAKARPTKKESELPKEKAKAPAEVKEVPKEKVKPTPPIKKPKILKKDLKPITKEPKIPKEESKPIKKEPKIPKEEPKPIKEEPEIPKEESKPTKKVPEKAKSAPAIKEPEMPKEKEKPTLTVKKAEVTKEKAKSTRAAKQAEVPKEKARPTPGVKKPEEETHPEKKEIQKEEPKSSKKEPKILKEEPKPIKKEPKILKELKPIKKVPKIPKEGSKPIKKELKMPKEEPKPIKEEPEIPKEEPKPTKKEPEISKEESKPIKTEPKVPKEETPPSKKDPKILKEETQPMKKAPELSKEEPKHIKKEHKVLKEEPSPITKEPKIPKEEPKPKKESKIPKAKPRPTMKEPDISKEESKPIKTEPKSPKKELKPIKKEPKIPKEELKPIKKEPKVKKENTQPIKKEPKIPKVKAKPIMKEPKVPKEEIQLIKKEAKIPEEEPKPIKKEPKVPKEETKPIKKEPKVKKEDTQSITKAEPKIPKEEPEPIKKEPKVPKEDTQPIKKEPKIPVEEPKPIKKEPKVPKEDTHPIKKEPKIPVEEPKPIKKEPKVPKEDTQPIKKEPKIPVEEPKSIKKEPKIPVEEPKSIKKEPKVPKEETKPIKKEPKIPEEEPKSIKKEPKVPKEETKPIKKEPKTPKVEAKPIKKEPKIPEEEPKSIKKEPKVPKEETKPIKKEPKIPEEEPKPIKKEPKIPKEEPKPIKKEPKVPKEDTQPIKKEPKIPEEEPKPIKKEPKVPKEETKPIKKEPKTPKVEAKPIKKESKIPEEEPKSIKKEPKIPEEEPKSIKKEPKIPEEESKSIKKEPKVPKEDTQPIKKEPKIPKEEPKPIKKEPKVPKEETKPIKKEPKTPKVEAKPIKKEPKIPEEEPKSIKKELDILKEEPKKAEAEVAKGKVKSTPAVKKPEVPKEKPEPIKKEAEMPKEKLKATPTIKKAEVQKEEKKLMKKEPEVPNEKVLHTTATQVEPVLKEKVKPPRKDVELAKAKAKPAPPLKAEAGIPKDKAKPKKAAEKDKEKPEPTPSPKELGVKKEKVPAAPTAKKPDVPKTEAKQPKKAPGAVLKERLKLTRGKADIHLKAELEGLKNLTKPIPKKEHIVKERKKLVEKATPEAPKEVKPVPETEEPEVSQETTAPLEKVVHIESVTPVDVTEPAPTKPGEPPLLEEFGAEEDDLPYFQCFFVDEDDTHYPFFPFSPIQM from the exons ATGCAGATGGAGTCTCGTCGCAAGAGCCAGCGCAGCAGCTTCATGGATTCCCTTAGCAGCCGCAGCCAATGGATCATCGTCCTCGGCCTCCTCATCACCTGGTCCATGGCTGGCATATTTATGTTCGACTTCATCAATTTCAAGGAAGAACCGG acacacaggagGATCCCATAGCCGCTATAAACGATGCGTTGGAGAGCATCTCGGAATATATGGATAAAGGCCTGGACGTTTTGAGTGACCCGCTGG GTTTAGTACCTGAATCGGGTGAGATAGTCGAGTCTGCTGTTGATGGACTCGCTGATTTAGCAGGCTCGGCATCAGGACTGCTGCTGGACAGTGAAG gGAGCGTGTACGGAGTGCGTTTCTTGAAATCAGGTGGTGCTCTAATCGAAGATGTAAGAACTGGAATGCAGGATGCGGTGCTGTATTTATTCCACATCTTTGAAG GAGTGCTGAATGCAGTGACCTCCTTCCCAGTAGGAATTTTGACTCAAACACTTGATGGAGTTAAATGCATACTGAACTTGATCGCAAACTGTATTCCAAGCATGCCAGCTAGCCGTGAAG GGAGTTCTTATGGAGTGGGCGCCCTGAAATCTGGTGGTGCACTAATGGAAGATGCAAGAATTGGGCTGAAGAACGCAGTCCTGTATATATTCGACGTCTTTCAAG GCCTCCTCAATGCAGCGGCCTCCTTCCCGTTTGATGGAGTAACATGGATAGTGAACTTGATTGCAAACTGTATTCCAAGCATGCCAGCTGGCCACGAAG gggGTTTTTATGGAGAGGTTGTCCTGCAATCTGGAGGTGCACTCGTGGAAGATGTGAGAACTGGAGTGAAGAATGTGGTTCTGTATTTATTCAACGTCTTCGAAG GAGTGCTGGATGCAGTTATCTTCATCCCGGATCTGCTTGTGACTCAAACAATGCATGGAGTGAAATACATAACAAACATTGTGGTATATTGCGTCACAAGCATACCCATTGACCATGCAG GTTGGATTCCCGAAAGCATTAAACCAATGAACGCCATTACTTACGCAACAGAAGGAATCACTAACCTAAACAAGAATGTCTTTGGCTCGTTGTCTAACATGTTCAAGAGTGATGAAG GTTACATTCCGGAAATGAGCTTTGACCCCATGAAAGTTGTCACTGATGCAGTAGAAGAAATTACTGACAAAAGGAACATGTTCTTGGCATATTTGTCAACTATGCTGATGCAAGAAAAGG aaGATGCACTacagatgaaaagaaagaaag GAGAATTTTTCCCTCCACTAGAAACAG TTACAGAGATCATGGACAGAAAAGAAGATGATGTTCTGCTGGAGAAGATCTTTAAGGCCACTAGTACAAAGCTAGAAGATCACAGGAGAGGAAGAGCCATGGATGACCTCCAAGAAGAGCATGAGCAAAAACAGGAAGATTCTGGTAAATTGGAtttgaaagaggaagaagatcTAGATCACATGGGAGAATATCAACAGGAGGACAGGGATGAGAAAAACAACAAGGATGCTTCTGATTATTATAATGTTTCCGAACCTGAAAATCTTGATGATGCTGTTGAAAAAAATGTTGAGGGTCTTGTGTTTTTGATGAAACCCATCACAGACGTTCCAGATTTGGAAAGGGATTCTGAAGCAGCAGATGAATATGAGGATAAGAAGAGTCCAGAGTCTGTCATTCCTGAAATAgaagaatttaaagaatttgaAACAATTCCAGATGACGATGAAGAAATGATCAGTGGGGATACAGAGGAGACAGGAAAACAGGCAAGATCTGACataacagaagaagaagatgatgatgatgatgatgatgatgatgatgataaggTCCCAGCAGAACAGGCACATTCTGATATAACCGTGTCTGACTTTGAAGGTGAAATAGAGATGAAGGTCACTGATGACGATGATTTAGACAGTGAGGATACAGAGGAAAAAACATCCAATGTAGCTGACGATCATATTATTGAAGGTGAAGATGACGGTGAAGACCTGACAGAAAAAACCACAGCAGCCAGTAAATTGGCTGAGACCACTGACGATTACAACAACGATGATGCTGAAGATTACAGGGGAGGTGATGAAGATAACAAAGATAAGGATGATTATTTGGAGATCGAGGATGCAGAGGAAACAACAGCACATGATGAATCTGTTTCTGAAATAGATAACAAAAAGGATCATGTCACTGAAAGTGAAGATGACGTTAAAGACCTGATAGGACCATTCACAGAAGCACCTAAACTGGCTGATAATGAAGATGATTTAGAGCGTGAGGATGAAGAAGGAAAAATAACATCTGATCTAGCTCTAGCTGAAATAGATAACAAACATGACCACATGACTGAAAGTGAAGATGACCTGATAGAACcacccacagcagcagcatcactgACAGATAACCACAAtgttcatgatgatgatgatgcagaagaaaaaattaaatctgaTGTAGTTGTAACTGAAATGGATGACAAAGATGATCCTCTGACTGTAAGTGAAGCTGACAGTGAAGATCTAATAGATCCACCTGCAGAAGCACCATCATTGACTGAGAACTGTGATGTTAATTATGGTGAtgttcatgatgatgatgatgatttggATAGTGATGatgcagaagaaaaaataaaatctgatggAGGTCTAGCTGAAGACCTTGTAGAACCACAAACAGAATCACCTAAAATGGCTGAGGCCAGTGATGCTGATGAGGAAGATGATTTACAGAGCGAGGATGCAGAAGACAAAATAAAAGCTGAAATACGTAATAAAGATGACCACATGACTGAAAGTGAAGATGATAGTGAAGACCATACAGAACCAACTACAGCAGCACCATCACTGGCTGAGGTCAGTGATAATCaaaatgatgatgaagatgataaTGATTTTGACAGTGATGGTTCAGAGATGACAGAACCGCTGGAGACAATGGATACAGATGTATCAGCTGAACAAACCAAACCTGAGGACATACTTTTGAAGCCTGACAGTTCTGCCAATGGTGATgaccaaaacaacaacaacaacgacagAAGGAAGGAAAAATCCAAAATGAAGAAGCAGTTGCCGGGGAAGACAAGGCAATCAAACATCACGTCCGATGTTCTCACAGAGCAAGAAGATCTGGACTCTTTGCCACAGGACTTATACGGAG TTCTTGAACAAGAAAAAGCATATaaagagcaaaaaacaaaagaagaagtgTATAAGGTCATCCAAG AGTTGAGAGCCGcagaggatgaagaggatgaagaacAGATGGCCATAACTgaggaaacagaaaaaaatgctgaagaAAAAACATCCGACAGAATGAAACGCAAAGCCAAGCTTCAGATGAACATGACTTCAGATGACCTGGAGCCCAAAG CAGAGAAACTGGAGAAGCCCGAGAAGCTGAAGAAGAAACCCAGTGTTGAGACTCATGTGATAAAAAAGAAGTCCCAGAAAG AGGTGGAAGCTCAAAGGGAAAGAGCCAAACCAGCAAAGAAAG AAGCTGAGGTCCTGAAAGAGAAAGTCAAACCAGCCAAGACAG AACGTAAAGTTGCAAAGAAAGCTGAACAAGCAAAGAAAG CAGCACCTAAAGTTTCCACAGAAAAAGCCAAAATATCACCAGAGAGAAAAG AAGCTGAGGATCTGAAGAGGAAAGTCAAACCAGCTCCAGCAATTAAGG AAGTGCCACAAGAAAAAGTCAAGCTTGCACCTGAAGAGGCCGAAG TTACAAAGGAGAAGGTCAAACCACTGAAGAAAg aCTTTGCTGCTTCAAAGGAAAAAGCCAAACCAAAGAAAG ATGTGGAAGCTCAGACAGAGAGGGCCAAACCAGGAAAGG ATGCTGAAGTCCCAAAAGAAAAAGCTAAAGCAAAGGAGG CAAGACAAGTGGCAAAAGAAAAACCAGCAGCACAAATAAAAG AGCCTCAGGTTCCACAGAAGAAACCCATAACTCCTGAGAAAG AACCAGCTGAAAAGGCCAAAGCTCgaccaacaaaaaaag AATCTGAATTACCAAAAGAAAAGGCCAAGGCTCCAGCTGAAGTAAAAG AAGTtccaaaagaaaaagtgaaaccTACTCCACCAATTAAAA AACCAAAGATTCTGAAGAAGGACCTCAAACCTATAACGAAAG AACCCAAGATTCCAAAGGAGGAATCCAAACCTATAAAGAaag AACCTAAGATTCCAAAGGAGGAACCCAAACCAATAAAGGAAG AACCAGAGATTCCAAAGGAGGAATCTAAACCTACAAAGAAAG TGCCAGAAAAGGCCAAGTCTGCCCCAGCAATAAAAG AACCAGAAAtgccaaaagaaaaagagaagccCACTCTAACAGTTAAAA AAGCAGAAGtgacaaaagaaaaagccaAGTCTACTCGAGCTGCTAAAC AAGCAGAAGTGCCGAAAGAAAAGGCCAGGCCTACTCCAGGGGTTAAAA AACCAGAGGAGGAAACCCATCCTGAAAAGAAAG AAATTCAGAAAGAGGAACCCAAATCTTCAAAGAAAG AACCCAAGATCCTGAAAGAGGAACCCAAACCTATTAAGAAAG AACCAAAGATTCTGAAGGAGCTCAAACCTATAAAGAAAG TACCCAAGATTCCTAAGGAGGGATCCAAACCTATAAAGAAAG AACTTAAAATGCCAAAAGAAGAACCCAAACCAATAAAGGAAG AACCAGAGATTCCAAAGGAGGAACCTAAACCTACAAAGAAAG AACCAGAGATTTCAAAGGAGGAATCCAAACCTATAAAGACAG AACCCAAGGTTCCAAAGGAGGAAACCCCACCTTCAAAGAAAG ACCCCAAGATTCTGAAAGAGGAAACCCAACCTATGAAGAAAG CTCCTGAGCTTTCAAAGGAGGAGCCCAAACATATTAAGAAAG AACACAAGGTTCTGAAAGAGGAACCCTCACCTATAACGAAAG AACCCAAGATTCCGAAGGAGGAACCCAAACCCAAGAAAG AATCAAAGATTCCAAAGGCAAAACCTAGACCTACAATGAAAG AACCAGATATTTCAAAGGAGGAATCCAAACCAATAAAGACAG AACCTAAAAGTCCAAAGAAGGAACTCAAACCAATCAAGAAAG AACCTAAGATTCCAAAGGAGGAACTCAAACCAATCAAGAAAG AACCCAAGGTTAAAAAAGAGAACACCCAACCTATTAAGAAAG AACCCAAAATCCCAAAGGTGAAAGCCAAACCTATAATGAAAG AACCCAAGGTTCCAAAGGAAGAAATACAACTTATAAAGAAAG AAGCCAAGATTCCAGAGGAGGAGCCCAAACCTATAAAGAAAG AACCCAAGGTTCCAAAGGAAGAAACCAAACCCATAAAAAAAG AACCCAAGGTTAAAAAAGAGGACACCCAATCTATTACGAAAG CAGAACCCAAGATTCCAAAGGAGGAGCCCGAACCTATAAAGAAAG AACCCAAGGTTCCAAAGGAAGACACCCAACCTATAAAGAAAG AACCCAAGATTCCAGTGGAGGAGCCCAAACCTATAAAGAAAG AACCCAAGGTTCCAAAGGAAGACACCCATCCTATAAAGAAAG AACCCAAGATTCCAGTGGAGGAGCCCAAACCTATAAAGAAAG AACCCAAGGTTCCAAAGGAAGACACCCAACCTATAAAGAAAG AACCCAAGATTCCAGTGGAGGAGCCCAAATCTATAAAGAAAG AACCCAAGATTCCAGTGGAGGAGCCCAAATCTATAAAGAAAG AACCCAAGGTTCCAAAGGAAGAAACCAAACCCATAAAGAAAG AACCCAAGATTCCAGAGGAGGAGCCCAAATCTATAAAGAAAG AACCCAAGGTTCCAAAGGAAGAAACCAAACCTATCAAGAAAG AACCCAAGACTCCAAAGGTGGAAGCCAAACCTATAAAGAAAG AACCCAAGATTCCAGAGGAGGAGCCCAAATCTATAAAGAAAG AACCCAAGGTTCCAAAGGAAGAAACCAAACCTATAAAGAAAG AACCCAAGATTCCAGAGGAGGAGCCCAAACCTATAAAGAAAG AACCCAAGATTCCAAAGGAGGAGCCCAAACCTATAAAGAAAG AACCCAAGGTTCCAAAGGAAGACACCCAACCTATAAAGAAAG AACCCAAGATTCCAGAGGAGGAGCCCAAACCTATAAAGAAAG AACCCAAGGTTCCAAAGGAAGAAACCAAACCTATAAAGAAAG AACCCAAGACTCCAAAGGTGGAAGCCAAACCTATAAAGAAAG AATCCAAGATTCCAGAGGAGGAGCCCAAATCTATAAAGAAAG AACCCAAGATTCCAGAGGAGGAGCCCAAATCTATAAAGAAAG AACCCAAGATTCCAGAGGAGGAGTCCAAATCTATAAAGAAAG AACCCAAGGTTCCAAAGGAAGACACCCAACCTATAAAGAAAG AACCCAAGATTCCAAAGGAGGAGCCCAAACCTATAAAGAAAG AACCCAAGGTTCCAAAGGAAGAAACCAAACCTATCAAGAAAG AACCCAAGACTCCAAAGGTGGAAGCCAAACCTATAAAGAAAG AACCCAAGATTCCAGAGGAGGAGCCCAAATCTATAAAGAAAG AACTAGATATTCTAAAGGAGGAACCCAAGAAAG CAGAGGCAGAAGTAGCAAAAGGCAAAGTCAAGTCCACTCCTGCAGTTAAAA AGCCTGAGGTTCCTAAGGAGAAACCTGAACCAATAAAGAAAG aAGCAGAAATGCCAAAAGAGAAACTCAAAGCCACTCCAACAATAAAAA AAGCTGAGGTtcaaaaggaggagaagaaactaATGAAGAAAg AACCAGAGGTGCCTAATGAAAAAGTATTACACACCACGGCAACACAAG TAGAGCCTGTTCTAAAGGAGAAAGTCAAGCCACCAAGGAAAG ATGTTGAATTGGCAAAAGCAAAAGCCAAACCGGCTCCACCATTAAAAG CAGAAGCTGGCATTCCAAAGGACAAAGCTAAACCTAAAAAAG CTGCTGAGAAGGACAAAGAAAAGCCAGAGCCCACTCCATCACCAAAGG AATTAGGTGTGAAGAAGGAAAAAGTCCCAGCTGCACCAACAGCAAAAA AGCCAGATGTTCCCAAGACTGAAGCCAAACAACCAAAGAAAG CACCAGGAGCGGTTTTGAAAGAAAGACTGAAACTGACAAGAGGTAAAGCAGACATTCACCTCAAAGCAG AGCTTGAAGGTCTGAAAAATCTTACAAAGCCTATTCCAAAGAAAG AACACATTGTAAAGGAAAGGAAGAAGCTGGTGGAGAAAG CAACTCCAGAGGCACCAAAAGAAGTGAAACCTGTGCCAGAGACAGAAG AGCCTGAAGTTTCACAGGAGACCACTGCACCTCTGGAGAAAG TTGTTCATATAGAATCTGTAACACCAGTGGACGTCACAGAACCAGCGCCTACAAAACCAG GTGAACCACCGCTGTTGGAGGAGTTTGGTGCAGAAGAAG atgacctGCCCTACTTCCAGTGCTTCTTTGTGGATGAAGATGACACCCACTATCCTTTCTTCCCTTTCTCACCGATCCAAATGTGA